The following are encoded in a window of Deltaproteobacteria bacterium genomic DNA:
- a CDS encoding biopolymer transporter ExbD: MAASNEESHNEGIMTAINITPFVDVVLVLLVIFMVTAPMLVKDILELRLPKTKTGDGQMMQTLGVAVNKDGNILLNGQLTDEAGLSEATKLSLAENPQAQALISADKEASYGKVVKVIDILKTAGLEKFAVQIEREEKKP; the protein is encoded by the coding sequence ATGGCTGCATCCAATGAAGAATCGCACAATGAAGGTATCATGACGGCCATCAATATCACACCCTTTGTGGATGTGGTCTTAGTCCTATTAGTGATTTTTATGGTCACGGCACCCATGTTGGTCAAAGATATTCTTGAATTACGCCTGCCTAAAACCAAAACTGGAGATGGCCAAATGATGCAAACTCTTGGCGTGGCCGTAAACAAAGATGGAAATATTTTACTCAATGGGCAACTGACCGACGAAGCGGGGCTTTCTGAGGCTACGAAGTTGTCTCTGGCAGAGAACCCACAGGCTCAAGCCCTTATCAGCGCTGACAAAGAAGCCTCCTATGGCAAAGTGGTCAAAGTAATTGATATTTTAAAAACCGCTGGATTAGAAAAATTTGCCGTACAAATTGAAAGAGAAGAGAAAAAACCATGA
- a CDS encoding MotA/TolQ/ExbB proton channel family protein, whose product MEALIFITDIVEKLILLLMFGLSVWSISIMIDRKRFLSVENQDEDFAVLKKEIAEHNFSGVEKICSQGSSFLKRALTVVFRAGKNPEFIDRALISHLKEEKIHLEKGLVVLGTLGANAPFIGLFGTVLGIIRSFAHLGSQSGSAAVMSGVSQALYATAMGLFVAIPAVIAYNIFSKKIKDLQNKVESLKDLYISKL is encoded by the coding sequence TTGGAAGCTCTTATATTCATTACAGATATTGTTGAAAAATTGATTCTGCTCTTAATGTTTGGATTGTCTGTTTGGTCTATCTCCATCATGATTGATCGAAAACGTTTTCTTAGTGTTGAAAACCAAGACGAAGATTTTGCTGTTCTCAAAAAAGAAATTGCTGAGCATAACTTTTCTGGGGTTGAAAAAATTTGCTCTCAGGGCTCTTCTTTTTTAAAAAGAGCCCTGACTGTCGTCTTTAGAGCTGGAAAAAATCCTGAGTTTATCGACCGTGCCTTGATCTCCCACCTCAAAGAAGAAAAAATTCACCTAGAAAAAGGCTTGGTAGTCCTAGGAACCCTAGGCGCCAACGCTCCCTTTATTGGACTTTTTGGAACGGTTCTAGGCATTATTAGATCCTTCGCCCATCTGGGGAGCCAATCAGGATCTGCCGCAGTGATGAGTGGCGTTTCACAAGCCTTGTACGCCACCGCCATGGGACTTTTTGTCGCCATACCTGCAGTTATAGCTTATAACATTTTCTCTAAAAAAATTAAGGACCTGCAAAACAAAGTAGAATCACTCAAAGACCTCTACATCTCAAAACTGTAA
- a CDS encoding CarD family transcriptional regulator yields MNGFKVGENAVYPGHGVGRILSIEVKEILGNKQTFYSVQIFETGMKIMIPKDNVKSVGLRPIISKEEASKVVGILKERDVKIDNQTWNRRYREYMEKIKTGSVYEIAEVLRDLFVLKIDKELSFGERKMLDTARTLLFKELTLATSEEELFNQEDVKDIFGLNDK; encoded by the coding sequence ATGAACGGATTTAAAGTTGGCGAAAATGCAGTTTATCCAGGACATGGTGTTGGGCGTATTCTGTCTATTGAGGTTAAAGAAATTCTTGGAAATAAACAAACTTTTTATTCAGTTCAAATCTTTGAAACTGGAATGAAGATCATGATTCCAAAGGACAATGTTAAATCAGTGGGTTTAAGGCCCATTATCAGCAAAGAAGAAGCCTCTAAAGTGGTTGGCATCCTGAAAGAGAGGGATGTTAAAATAGATAACCAAACCTGGAATCGCCGTTACCGTGAGTACATGGAAAAAATCAAAACTGGCTCCGTCTATGAAATAGCTGAAGTTTTACGAGATTTGTTTGTTTTAAAAATTGATAAAGAATTAAGTTTTGGTGAGCGAAAAATGCTCGATACAGCTAGGACTCTTTTGTTTAAAGAGCTAACTCTAGCCACCTCTGAAGAAGAACTTTTCAATCAAGAGGACGTCAAAGACATCTTCGGTCTGAATGATAAATAG
- a CDS encoding glutamate--tRNA ligase, producing MGTFEKVRVRYAPSPTGYLHVGGARTALYNFLYARKNQGDFIIRIEDTDEARSSVESLRMVLEDLQWLGLTWEEGPDSKTLVERGNFGPYKQSARQKIYQEVAQELLKKGQAYYCFLTDEEIEKQREELKNQESSSDVGQLHVQSPYENWTLEQAQAELKKGSKAVVRFKTRNLKKDYVFQDLIRQEVTFPSDMVGDFVLLRSDGMPVYNFCCVVDDHFMKISHVLRAEEHLSNTLRQLMIYEAMAWETPQFGHVSLVLDEDRQKLSKRKGATSCHQFREEGYLPEAILNFIALLGWSHPEEKEILSLAEMKESFSTDRLHSSGAIFDRVKLKWVNSQHLRAMPEPELWSLIEPFLIQNKVQFLQDKEWQCQSLKVFKPYLETLMDAVESFKLLDDHFFQLLPESKEVTDWPSSLLVIKTWKEVLENNPKENYTEEDFLKIQDEVKTKSQVKGKFLFMPMRVAVIGKPHGTELKILVPLMNKKSLVHRAEKIISNLN from the coding sequence ATGGGTACATTTGAAAAAGTTCGTGTTCGGTATGCCCCTTCCCCTACGGGTTACCTTCATGTCGGCGGAGCAAGAACAGCTCTATATAATTTTTTGTACGCTCGAAAAAATCAAGGTGATTTTATCATTCGCATTGAAGATACCGATGAGGCACGTTCGAGTGTTGAATCCCTGCGAATGGTTCTTGAAGATTTGCAATGGTTGGGGTTGACGTGGGAAGAGGGTCCCGATTCTAAAACACTCGTTGAACGGGGAAACTTTGGTCCCTACAAGCAATCAGCGAGGCAGAAAATTTATCAGGAAGTCGCTCAAGAGCTGCTTAAAAAAGGGCAAGCTTATTACTGTTTTCTTACCGATGAGGAAATTGAAAAACAACGAGAAGAATTAAAAAATCAGGAATCATCAAGTGATGTCGGGCAACTTCATGTTCAGAGCCCTTATGAGAATTGGACACTGGAACAGGCCCAGGCCGAACTAAAAAAAGGCTCAAAGGCCGTTGTCAGATTTAAAACAAGGAATTTAAAAAAAGACTATGTTTTTCAGGACCTCATCCGTCAGGAGGTCACTTTTCCATCGGATATGGTAGGCGATTTTGTACTGTTAAGATCCGATGGCATGCCGGTATATAATTTTTGTTGTGTCGTGGACGATCATTTTATGAAAATTTCCCATGTCTTAAGGGCTGAGGAACATCTTTCCAACACTTTACGACAGTTAATGATTTATGAAGCGATGGCATGGGAAACCCCTCAGTTTGGCCATGTGTCCTTAGTTCTGGATGAAGATCGTCAAAAACTATCGAAAAGAAAGGGAGCAACGAGTTGCCATCAATTTAGGGAGGAAGGTTACTTGCCAGAGGCCATTCTTAATTTTATTGCCTTGCTGGGGTGGTCTCACCCTGAAGAAAAGGAAATCTTAAGCTTGGCAGAAATGAAGGAGTCCTTTTCAACCGATCGATTGCATTCTTCGGGGGCCATTTTTGATAGAGTGAAATTAAAATGGGTGAACTCACAACATCTCAGAGCCATGCCAGAGCCAGAGTTATGGAGCCTCATAGAACCCTTCTTAATTCAAAATAAGGTTCAATTTCTTCAAGATAAAGAATGGCAATGCCAATCACTAAAAGTTTTTAAGCCGTATTTAGAGACCTTGATGGATGCGGTTGAGTCTTTCAAGCTTTTGGATGATCATTTTTTCCAATTATTGCCAGAATCCAAAGAAGTTACTGATTGGCCCAGCTCACTTTTGGTTATTAAAACATGGAAGGAAGTCTTGGAAAATAATCCCAAAGAAAATTATACCGAGGAGGATTTTTTAAAAATTCAGGATGAGGTGAAAACCAAGTCTCAAGTAAAGGGTAAATTTTTATTTATGCCGATGAGAGTGGCTGTTATCGGCAAGCCCCACGGTACAGAGTTGAAAATACTTGTCCCTTTAATGAATAAAAAATCTTTGGTTCATCGGGCAGAAAAAATTATCTCTAACCTTAATTAA
- a CDS encoding cysteine--tRNA ligase has translation MELKIFNSLTKKKELFVPLNPPHVTIYVCGPTVYDFLHVGNFRGPVVFNLIRNYLEEIGYQVQFALNFTDVDDKIIKKANELKLPSSEVSENYIHEYKKDFQILGLRPHDYNPKVTENMEAIQEMVSQLIENKTAYVQNGDVFFSIEKFQNYGKLSGRNTEELLAGARVEVDEKKRNPLDFALWKSAKPGEPSWSSPWGAGRPGWHIECSAMIENIFGDQIDIHGGGSDLIFPHHENEIAQSEGCSHKSFVKYWIHWQMLNFSGQKMSKSLGNIISLRQFTEKYHPEIYKFIILSVHYRTVGDFSEETINRSISSLAKIYSSLALAKSYSPDYSIQESAILNEASDLAKAWQKIIFVLSDDFNTAEMMAVIYEVMKNFNQTIKRGLKPAPALVEKCQQFQIFFHKVGKLIALFNEDPIIFLDFLDQKLIELNQIDIKLVKEIVAERTLVRQMKDYQKSDELRDKLNSMGISISDTPEGTYWEVTK, from the coding sequence ATGGAATTGAAAATTTTTAATAGTTTAACGAAAAAAAAAGAATTATTTGTCCCCTTGAATCCTCCTCACGTGACAATTTACGTCTGTGGTCCCACGGTCTATGACTTTTTACATGTGGGAAACTTTAGAGGGCCAGTTGTGTTTAATCTCATTCGAAATTATTTAGAAGAGATTGGCTATCAGGTTCAGTTTGCTCTTAATTTTACAGATGTGGATGACAAAATTATAAAGAAGGCCAATGAGCTAAAATTACCTTCTTCTGAAGTTTCAGAAAATTATATCCATGAGTACAAAAAAGATTTTCAGATTTTAGGTTTACGGCCCCATGATTATAATCCAAAAGTGACAGAAAACATGGAAGCCATACAGGAGATGGTCTCTCAGCTGATTGAAAATAAAACAGCTTATGTTCAAAATGGCGATGTTTTTTTCTCTATTGAAAAATTTCAAAATTACGGAAAATTAAGTGGCAGAAATACGGAAGAGTTATTGGCGGGAGCCCGGGTTGAAGTGGATGAGAAAAAAAGAAACCCTCTTGATTTTGCCCTTTGGAAGTCCGCAAAACCCGGTGAGCCTAGTTGGAGTTCTCCATGGGGGGCAGGGCGTCCTGGGTGGCATATTGAATGTTCGGCAATGATTGAAAATATTTTCGGCGATCAAATTGATATCCATGGCGGGGGGAGTGATTTGATTTTTCCACATCACGAAAATGAAATCGCTCAATCCGAAGGCTGCAGTCATAAGTCCTTCGTGAAGTACTGGATTCATTGGCAGATGCTGAATTTTTCCGGACAAAAAATGAGTAAGTCTCTGGGAAATATTATTTCTTTACGGCAATTTACAGAGAAATATCATCCAGAAATTTATAAGTTTATTATCCTGTCGGTTCATTATCGAACGGTTGGTGATTTCAGTGAAGAAACTATAAATAGAAGTATTTCGAGTCTTGCTAAAATCTATTCTAGCCTTGCCCTTGCTAAAAGTTACTCTCCTGATTATTCGATTCAAGAGTCAGCAATCCTGAACGAGGCAAGCGATTTAGCGAAGGCATGGCAGAAAATTATTTTTGTTTTGAGTGATGATTTTAACACTGCAGAAATGATGGCCGTGATTTACGAAGTGATGAAAAATTTCAATCAAACCATCAAGAGGGGCTTGAAACCTGCGCCCGCCTTAGTAGAGAAGTGTCAGCAATTTCAGATTTTTTTTCATAAAGTTGGGAAACTGATTGCTTTATTTAATGAAGATCCAATCATTTTTTTAGATTTCTTAGATCAAAAATTGATAGAACTAAATCAAATAGATATTAAATTGGTAAAGGAAATTGTCGCGGAAAGAACTTTAGTTCGGCAAATGAAAGATTATCAAAAATCAGATGAGTTAAGAGATAAATTGAATTCCATGGGGATTTCGATCAGTGACACTCCAGAAGGAACTTACTGGGAAGTGACTAAATAA
- the ribA gene encoding GTP cyclohydrolase II codes for MNLKSLPDAEIKTMIQVPTKHGDFNFVSFKGLLDEREHLAIISGEVCSKENVLVRLHSECLTGDVFGSKRCDCGDQLNEALTKIKAEGGAILYLRQEGRGIGMYDKIEAYALQDLGSDTFEANVKLGLNEDSRNYSVAAQMIKALGIKSIRLLSNNPDKEKQLKDLGILITERTATKVFVNPHNRSYLQAKVDKKGHSIKF; via the coding sequence ATGAATCTTAAATCTCTTCCTGATGCCGAAATTAAAACAATGATTCAGGTTCCTACAAAACATGGAGATTTTAATTTTGTTTCTTTTAAGGGCTTATTAGATGAAAGAGAGCATCTAGCCATTATCTCTGGTGAGGTTTGTTCTAAAGAGAATGTGTTAGTCCGCCTGCATTCTGAATGCTTAACAGGTGACGTTTTTGGTTCGAAGCGTTGTGATTGTGGAGATCAGTTAAATGAAGCTTTAACAAAAATTAAAGCGGAGGGCGGAGCTATTCTTTATCTAAGGCAAGAAGGTCGAGGTATTGGTATGTATGATAAAATAGAAGCTTATGCCCTTCAAGATTTGGGGAGTGATACCTTCGAAGCCAATGTCAAATTAGGTTTGAACGAAGATAGTCGAAATTACTCGGTAGCAGCCCAAATGATCAAAGCTTTGGGAATTAAATCCATTAGATTACTGAGTAATAACCCTGATAAGGAAAAACAGCTTAAGGATTTGGGTATTCTCATTACGGAAAGAACGGCAACCAAGGTATTTGTAAACCCTCATAACCGAAGTTACCTCCAAGCTAAAGTCGATAAAAAAGGCCACTCGATTAAGTTTTAA
- a CDS encoding DUF2799 domain-containing protein: MEQFKISLSTKILLPLLLTHLFFNLGCSSWALKDKCENTNWFEYSQNIAFQGKYLEEDAFVKDCKGVDRINATQIDQGFKLGREKMCGYDEIYKRALQGQPVFFKFCDGLEPSLMKKRFAEGLIIFCTQEKGYSYGKSGQVYQKVCNAKQEVDFLPGYFQGRKEYLTQFIVDKKEFETNQSHLLEGLEISENNVSRAYSSIPNLLQCHVVNVYNQALKRDESKNVCSEPGYIMRQRTSLFESLSTARSQTHSARKTLTETRDKILWAQHELSVLPIIPSKITEVPNR; the protein is encoded by the coding sequence GTGGAACAATTTAAAATAAGTCTGAGTACTAAAATTTTGCTACCTCTATTATTAACCCATTTATTTTTTAATTTAGGCTGCTCTAGCTGGGCCCTTAAAGATAAATGTGAAAACACAAATTGGTTTGAATACTCGCAAAATATTGCGTTTCAAGGGAAGTACCTTGAAGAAGATGCCTTTGTTAAAGACTGCAAAGGCGTTGATCGCATCAATGCCACACAAATAGATCAAGGATTTAAATTAGGCCGCGAAAAAATGTGTGGTTACGATGAAATCTATAAACGAGCCCTTCAAGGACAACCTGTTTTTTTTAAATTTTGTGATGGTCTTGAGCCCAGCTTGATGAAAAAACGGTTTGCAGAGGGATTAATCATTTTTTGCACTCAAGAAAAAGGCTACTCTTATGGTAAATCGGGGCAAGTCTACCAAAAAGTTTGCAATGCCAAACAAGAAGTTGATTTTCTACCAGGGTATTTTCAAGGACGAAAAGAATATTTGACTCAATTTATTGTTGATAAAAAAGAATTTGAAACGAATCAATCCCATTTACTTGAAGGTCTTGAAATCAGTGAAAATAATGTCTCCCGTGCCTACTCTTCAATTCCTAACCTCTTGCAGTGCCACGTTGTAAATGTTTATAACCAAGCACTTAAAAGAGATGAGAGCAAAAATGTCTGCTCGGAACCAGGGTATATCATGCGCCAGAGAACTTCACTTTTTGAATCTTTATCTACCGCCAGATCCCAAACCCACTCGGCAAGAAAAACTTTAACTGAAACCCGCGACAAAATTCTATGGGCCCAGCATGAACTATCTGTTCTTCCAATAATACCATCAAAAATCACTGAAGTCCCAAATCGCTAA
- a CDS encoding Re/Si-specific NAD(P)(+) transhydrogenase subunit alpha encodes MKIGIPREIHAGEKRVALTPDVAEKMIKLGFSILVERDAGVLSDILNEDYEKAGCQIISDSLSLWKQAELILKVRAPEMNAQLGKNEVELLEKGQTLICFVWPGQNPELLKKLAASKAHVLAMDCIPRISRAQKMDALSSMANIAGYRAVIEAAHHFGRFFTGQITAAGKVPPAKALVIGAGVAGLAAMGTLSGLGAVVRAFDTRPEVKDQVKSLGAEFLELNFIEEGTGQGGYAKQMSEAFIKAEMELFAQQAKEVDILITTALIPGKKAPTLITQEMVKSMKAGSVIVDLAAEQGGNCELTEPGKVVIKNGVTLIGYTDLPSRLAKQSSQLYASNLWRLLEELTPKKDGVIHINLENEVLRGATIVNAGEILWPPPPPPSMVSVQKAVNDSKLSTPASTSTQASSKAPVKESSLLSLLIPLFVSAVTLLVVGQWAPPEFLARFTVFVLSCFVGYMVVWNVTASLHTPLMSVTNAISGIIAIGAFLQISSSHVVVQVLAGLAILVATINIVGGFTVTHRMLKMFRK; translated from the coding sequence ATGAAAATTGGCATACCTAGGGAAATACATGCAGGTGAAAAACGAGTGGCACTGACCCCTGATGTGGCAGAGAAAATGATAAAACTAGGATTTTCAATACTTGTTGAAAGAGATGCGGGAGTTTTATCTGATATTTTGAATGAAGATTATGAGAAGGCGGGCTGCCAAATCATTTCTGACTCCCTCAGTTTATGGAAGCAGGCAGAGCTGATCCTGAAAGTGCGTGCGCCCGAGATGAATGCTCAGCTTGGAAAAAATGAAGTGGAGCTTCTAGAGAAAGGTCAGACCTTGATTTGTTTTGTTTGGCCAGGTCAGAACCCTGAATTGTTAAAAAAATTAGCAGCAAGTAAAGCCCATGTCCTGGCGATGGATTGCATTCCAAGAATTTCTCGAGCTCAAAAAATGGATGCCTTAAGTTCCATGGCAAATATTGCTGGTTACCGTGCCGTCATCGAAGCGGCTCATCATTTCGGAAGATTTTTTACCGGTCAAATAACGGCAGCTGGGAAAGTCCCTCCAGCTAAGGCTTTAGTGATTGGTGCTGGGGTTGCTGGTTTAGCAGCGATGGGCACCCTAAGTGGTCTCGGCGCTGTGGTGCGAGCCTTTGATACACGTCCTGAAGTGAAGGATCAAGTGAAGAGCCTGGGGGCTGAATTTTTAGAATTAAATTTTATTGAAGAAGGCACGGGTCAAGGTGGTTATGCTAAACAAATGAGCGAAGCCTTTATCAAAGCAGAGATGGAACTTTTTGCCCAGCAGGCAAAGGAAGTCGATATTCTTATTACCACCGCTTTGATCCCTGGGAAAAAAGCCCCGACGCTGATCACTCAAGAGATGGTCAAGTCGATGAAAGCTGGAAGTGTGATTGTGGATTTAGCAGCTGAGCAAGGTGGAAATTGCGAGCTCACAGAACCAGGAAAAGTGGTGATAAAAAATGGAGTGACTTTGATTGGGTATACGGACCTGCCAAGTCGTTTAGCAAAACAATCCAGTCAATTGTATGCAAGTAATTTGTGGCGTTTATTAGAAGAACTGACTCCAAAAAAAGATGGCGTGATCCATATCAACCTAGAGAACGAAGTTTTACGAGGGGCCACCATCGTCAATGCAGGGGAGATTCTGTGGCCACCACCGCCGCCGCCATCCATGGTTTCTGTGCAAAAAGCTGTAAATGATTCGAAATTATCAACGCCGGCTTCCACCTCAACGCAAGCTTCAAGTAAGGCACCCGTAAAAGAATCTAGTTTGTTGTCTTTGCTTATTCCCTTATTCGTGAGTGCGGTGACTTTGTTAGTTGTCGGTCAATGGGCTCCTCCAGAATTTTTGGCGAGATTTACGGTCTTTGTTCTTTCATGTTTTGTGGGATACATGGTGGTATGGAATGTGACGGCGTCTTTGCATACGCCATTAATGAGCGTGACCAACGCGATCAGTGGAATTATTGCTATCGGTGCTTTTTTACAGATATCTTCGAGCCATGTTGTGGTGCAAGTTCTTGCGGGTTTGGCCATCCTTGTTGCCACGATAAACATTGTGGGCGGTTTTACCGTAACACACAGAATGTTAAAGATGTTTCGAAAATAA
- the pntB gene encoding Re/Si-specific NAD(P)(+) transhydrogenase subunit beta gives MSEGVFTASYLGASVLFILSLGGLSHQSSARRGNYYGMLGMAVALVVTFLNPQVQSIGFLIAAVLIGGVIGYVGAQKVKMTEMPELVAILHSFVGLAAVLVGYNSFVESSGENFQGSGFLIHEMEIYLGVLIGAVTFSGSVVAFGKLSGRLSGKSLLLPGRHFMNLAIGLMALALGVCFLWTEDFQMKIFVLSGMTVLALLFGIHMVMAIGGADMPVVVSMLNSYSGWAAAATGFMLSNDLLIVTGALVGSSGAVLSYIMCKAMNRSFISVIAGGFGSENKNTASALSTSTATEPQGEVTAMSAEEVANQLLTSKNVVIVPGYGMAVAQAQHTIYEITRKLKEKGMNVRFAIHPVAGRMPGHMNVLLAEAKVPYDIVYEMEEINHDLPSTDMVIIIGANDIVNPAALEDPTSPIAGMPVLEVWKSKLTIVSKRSMAPGYAGVDNPLFYKENTRMLFGDAKVRMDEILKFL, from the coding sequence ATTTCAGAAGGTGTTTTCACAGCGAGTTACTTAGGAGCAAGTGTTTTATTTATTCTTAGTTTAGGTGGACTTAGCCATCAGTCTTCCGCGCGACGAGGTAATTATTATGGAATGCTAGGAATGGCTGTGGCCTTGGTAGTTACTTTTTTGAATCCCCAAGTGCAATCAATAGGTTTCTTAATTGCAGCGGTATTGATAGGTGGTGTGATTGGTTACGTCGGTGCGCAAAAAGTTAAGATGACAGAAATGCCAGAGCTTGTAGCGATCTTACACAGCTTCGTTGGCTTGGCCGCGGTTTTGGTGGGTTATAATAGCTTTGTCGAATCGAGTGGCGAAAATTTTCAAGGGTCTGGGTTTCTCATTCATGAAATGGAAATTTATTTGGGTGTTTTGATCGGTGCTGTTACTTTTTCCGGTTCCGTAGTGGCCTTTGGAAAATTGAGTGGTCGGCTCAGTGGAAAATCGTTGTTGTTACCAGGAAGGCATTTTATGAACTTAGCCATAGGTTTGATGGCCTTGGCTTTGGGTGTTTGTTTTTTATGGACTGAAGATTTTCAAATGAAAATTTTTGTACTTTCAGGAATGACTGTTCTGGCTCTTCTCTTTGGTATTCACATGGTCATGGCCATTGGTGGTGCCGACATGCCCGTTGTCGTGAGCATGTTAAATAGTTATTCTGGCTGGGCGGCCGCGGCTACAGGGTTTATGCTTTCTAATGATTTATTAATTGTGACTGGAGCCTTAGTTGGCTCAAGCGGAGCGGTGCTCAGCTATATCATGTGCAAAGCGATGAATCGAAGTTTTATAAGCGTTATCGCTGGTGGATTTGGATCAGAAAATAAAAACACAGCCTCTGCTCTTTCGACGTCGACAGCAACGGAGCCACAGGGTGAGGTGACAGCCATGTCGGCAGAGGAAGTGGCCAATCAATTATTAACTAGCAAAAATGTGGTGATTGTTCCAGGTTATGGAATGGCCGTTGCCCAAGCTCAGCATACTATCTATGAAATCACTCGGAAGCTAAAGGAAAAGGGAATGAACGTACGTTTTGCAATTCATCCTGTTGCTGGTCGAATGCCAGGGCATATGAATGTGCTTTTAGCGGAAGCCAAAGTTCCCTACGATATTGTTTATGAAATGGAAGAAATTAATCATGATCTTCCCAGTACAGATATGGTTATTATTATTGGCGCCAATGACATAGTCAATCCAGCTGCCCTTGAAGATCCTACAAGCCCTATCGCAGGAATGCCGGTCTTAGAAGTTTGGAAGTCCAAACTAACCATCGTTTCAAAGAGAAGTATGGCCCCTGGCTATGCAGGAGTGGATAATCCTTTATTTTACAAAGAGAACACCCGGATGCTCTTCGGTGATGCCAAAGTGAGAATGGACGAGATACTTAAGTTTCTTTAA